In Pseudomonadota bacterium, the sequence TCTGCACCGGATGGTTGAGCGGGCGACCGTGCCATTCGAGCAGGCGCTCGGGACCAAGGCCGCATTTCACGCATCCGCCAAAGGCCCGGCCTGGAGCGTGCCTTCAACGGCGATCCCGGAACCCCAGACCCCGGAGGCGCTCGCCGCGTGGATGGAGAAGGTCTACCGACACGTCGCGGCCCAGCTGCCGCTGCGGGCCGCCAAGCCGGTTTCGGAGTCCGACCTGGAGGCCATTTTGAAAGGCGACGTGATCGCCGACGGCGGTGACGAGGGCGTCGACGAAGGGGACCATGACGACCGCGACGAGGAGGAGCAACCATGACCAACACCTGGATGGTCCGCGCCGGACGCGGCAGCTACGTGTTCGAGGAGTTCGAGAAGAAGCGCTGCGTCGCCCTCGGCTGGGCGGAGATGGGGGACATCTCCGGGATCAAGACGCGGGAGGATCTTGGTCGCCGCCACGACGAGGCAAACCCGGACCTGAGCAAGGCCGCGCGGGGCGTGCAGCTCGGGATGATCGCGCGGTTCGTCTTCGATCTCGCCGAGGGTGACAACATCGTCACCTACGACAGCGACACGCGCGTCTACCTCGTCGGCAAGATCACCGGGCCACATCGATACCAACCCGACCGCGTGCCCGATCACCCCAACGTCCGCGACGTGAAGTGGGTCGGCAAGGTCAGCCGCGACGACCTCACGGTGGAAACGAGAAACACTCTCGGAAGCACGCTCGCGTTGTTCCTGCTGAACGAAACCGTGTGGGCAGAGATCCAGGGCGTTCTCAAGGGTATGGCCCCGCCAGTGGCGGAGCCTGACGCGCACAACGACCTCGACGTCCTCAAGGCCGAGATGATCGGCAGCGCCCACGAGTTCATCAAGGACAAGGTCAAGGCGCTCAACTGGGACGACATGCAGGAGCTGGTCGCCGGGATACTCCGCGCCATGGGCTACAAGACGCTCGTCTCCAGCCCCGGCTCCGATCTCGGCAAAGACATCGTCGCGTCGCCGGACGGGCTCGGCCTGGAGCAGCCGCGCATCCGCGTCGAGGTGAAGCACCGCAAGGGCGCGATGGGGGCGCCGGAGATCCGCAGCTTCATCGGCGCGCTGCGCCAGGGCGACAAAGGGCTCTTCATCAGCACGGGCGGCTTCTCGAAGGAGGCCAACTACGAGGCTGAGCGCGCCACGGTCCCGGTCACCCTCGTCGATCTGGACGCCCTCGTACTGCTGCTCACCGAGCACTACGAACGCCTCGACGCCGAGGCCCGGGCGCTGGTGCCGCTGAAGCGGATCTACTGGCCGGTAGGATAAGAAACGAATGGAGACAGGGTGGCTGATGTCACGGCTCTACCCCGCGGACGGGATGCCGCCGCCGAGACCGTCGCCCGCTCGTTCAAGAACGGGCAAACCCCTTCGGCGGGAAAAGTGCTCAACCCCGCCGCGCTCGGCCTCGTCGTGCGCTACGAGAAGAACGGCGAACGGATGTGGAAGACGGTGGGAAGAACATAGCCAACGGCCGAGTGGGCTACTGTAAACATCGAAGACACTCGATCGCTTCGCTCGGATCGGCGATCACACGACAGTGGTAGCGTTCATCGAGCGCCAAGTGTCTCTGCTTCACCATCGAACAAAGCGGTTTCTCGGTGAGAAATATATCGCAGTAGGCAATAGCAGCTGCGGCGTGATCGAAATCGAAGAGATCGTTGGGCTTCAACTTACGATTTTTATGCCATCGAATAGATGCGTGCAGAGACGCCATGATGTGGAGCGTCGGCATAGAATCGAAGTCGCGCTCTAGAACCAGAGAAAGGAAATGTCTACCGACGTTCCGTAGTTTTTCGAGCTGTTCTTCGTTCCCACCTTGGACCTGTAGTCCCCGCAGACGGGCCAACTCGACGGCGATACTCATCACTTTACCGCCGCACAGATCGGCGAGACCGCCCAGTTCCGTGGAAAAAACCTTCTGGTACGTGTTGTGCTCGCAGGAAGACGCCGCATTCATGTCGTTTAATTGATCGGCTACTCTTGCTGTTCGCTCGTTGAGCTTCGTTCTGGCTTCGTCTTCCAGGCCGTTGCTGTCGAGCACGGTGAATCTAATCCATGCGCTGCGATGTGGTGACGGGAAGGGCACGCCGAGGTGTTGAAACAGAGAAAAGCAGATCTCTGTCTCTATTAGTTGTAGGGGATCATCAAGAGCCACGCCGAGGCTCAGGTCACCTATGATTTTTACGGTGGCTAGGCGCGATCCGGGATCGCTCTGTTTTAATAGTTCCAAACGCGTGGCTTCGCCGATGGGGCAAAAGACTACGCCGCTCGCAACTTTCTCTCGAACAAGAGCGAGCAGCGTAGCATCGTGTTCCCCGCGTGGGTTTCCCGACGCGGCTTCGCGCAGAAGAATCCAGTACTTCATGTCGAGATAGACCGCTGTCTTGCCGGATAGCTCATCACTGAGCGCGGCACGCGCGCAGATCTCGTCCTCGCCTAATGAGTTCTCTGTAGAGAGAATTTCCATCACGAGATCAGCACACCACCCCACCTGGTCGGGCGTCAACTCGAACTGCGAGAATCCAACTTGACGAGAAGCGAAGAGGCGCCGTCTGTCTCTCCTTTCACGCGAGAATCAGATCCGCGAACACGAACCCGTCGCGCTCGACCACCTCGCCGGGGACGACCGGGATCGGCGCCGCGAACATGGGCCCGGCCGTGACGCACGTGTGGAACTCACCGCGCTCGCCGCAGGGGTCGACGCCGGGCGGGAGATCCGCCAGGAAGCGATCGTCGAAGGCGCGGCCGACGAACGCGGGGTCGAGCTGCCGGGGATCGACACACGTCACGATCGCGTGGAGGCCCCCGGCGATCATCTCGCGGGCCAGTGCGCCGGTGTCGCGACCCCACAGCGGGAACAGCGCCGTGAGCCCGACGCGGGCGAGCTGCGTTTCGCGGTAGGCGCGGATGTCTTCGAGGAACAGGTCGCCGAACGCCACGGCGGCGAGCCCTGTGCCCGCGTACCGCGCGAGGGCGTCGGCCATGAGCGCCGCGTAGTCGTCGTTCGAGCATGGCGAAGGCAGGTAGACCTCGTGCAAGTGGAGTCCGACAGCGGCGGCCTGGGCTTCCAGGATCGCCTCGCGGACGGCGTGCATGGCGACGCGCCGGTAGTCTTCGGTGAGCGTCGTGAGGAGCCCGACGACTTCGACGCGCGCCTCCTGCCGCAGCACACGGAGCGCCCACGCGGAGTCCTTGCCGCTGCTCC encodes:
- a CDS encoding restriction endonuclease — its product is MTNTWMVRAGRGSYVFEEFEKKRCVALGWAEMGDISGIKTREDLGRRHDEANPDLSKAARGVQLGMIARFVFDLAEGDNIVTYDSDTRVYLVGKITGPHRYQPDRVPDHPNVRDVKWVGKVSRDDLTVETRNTLGSTLALFLLNETVWAEIQGVLKGMAPPVAEPDAHNDLDVLKAEMIGSAHEFIKDKVKALNWDDMQELVAGILRAMGYKTLVSSPGSDLGKDIVASPDGLGLEQPRIRVEVKHRKGAMGAPEIRSFIGALRQGDKGLFISTGGFSKEANYEAERATVPVTLVDLDALVLLLTEHYERLDAEARALVPLKRIYWPVG
- a CDS encoding adenine nucleotide alpha hydrolase, with the protein product MTTCPRVLLAWSSGKDSAWALRVLRQEARVEVVGLLTTLTEDYRRVAMHAVREAILEAQAAAVGLHLHEVYLPSPCSNDDYAALMADALARYAGTGLAAVAFGDLFLEDIRAYRETQLARVGLTALFPLWGRDTGALAREMIAGGLHAIVTCVDPRQLDPAFVGRAFDDRFLADLPPGVDPCGERGEFHTCVTAGPMFAAPIPVVPGEVVERDGFVFADLILA